In Natronococcus sp. AD-5, the genomic window GCGACCGTCTCAGCCGTCACAGCCCCTCGAGCGACCGTAACTTCTGTTCGACCGGCGGCGGCGCGGCGCTCGGACCGTCGCGAACGCGGTGGTCGGGGATGAGGATCGGGGCCGGGTTGTCGTCCAGCGCCGTTCGCACCAGGTTCACGTCCTCGTCGTCGTCGGGATCGAGGTCGGGCGTCATCCGGGCGAGGGTGCGGACGTCGACCTGGTCGCCGTAGGGGATCTCTCGGACCTGCTCTAACACCGACCGCTGATCGGTCGGCATCGTCAGCGCGACCTGAACGTCGTCGAATTCGATCTCCTCGAGGCCGTCGAGGTACTCGAAGATCCGCTCGAGCACGGGGTGGTCGGCCTCGGCGTCCGGCTCCGGCGTGTCCGGAAACGTGACGCGCAGCACCCGTCCGCTCGCGACCCCGAGCTGGACGTACCGGTCGAGGTACGACGACTCCTGCGCGTAGATGCCAGCGTCCGTGACCTCGTCCATGCCCGAACGGTAGGGGTGCCACCCATG contains:
- a CDS encoding MGMT family protein, with product MDEVTDAGIYAQESSYLDRYVQLGVASGRVLRVTFPDTPEPDAEADHPVLERIFEYLDGLEEIEFDDVQVALTMPTDQRSVLEQVREIPYGDQVDVRTLARMTPDLDPDDDEDVNLVRTALDDNPAPILIPDHRVRDGPSAAPPPVEQKLRSLEGL